In Zingiber officinale cultivar Zhangliang chromosome 11B, Zo_v1.1, whole genome shotgun sequence, a single window of DNA contains:
- the LOC122035049 gene encoding uncharacterized protein LOC122035049 isoform X1, with product MAQGRSDAESGNGGKQRGKRLRSRSYLRWPTFLKSYRDRAAAPPVQDGRVEENRPLPTHLVVMVNGIVGSAADWKYAAKQFGKRHPENIMVHCSESNYSTLTFHGVDVMGERLAKEVMSIVASKPFLQKISFVGHSLGGLVARYAIGILCESAVPKFSPEEHGTSEYHPAGVKSVDEKIDGKIAGLEPINFITFATPHLGLRFHKQIPILQGSYKLEKWAYRTCWILGRSGKHQFLRDQDDGKLPLLVQMVNDCGNLQFMSALQSFKRRVAYSNVCFDFIVGRKTSSIRRQHELPKRQDFMKNSQYPHIVYVEKPTTFDAPKMDVLATTKELRTINDMEDAMIDGLNRVPWERVDVSFRGSKQRFFAHSTIQVKTYLINSDGSDVIFHMIDNSLL from the exons ATGGCGCAAGGCAGATCGGATGCGGAGAGCGGAAATGGGGGAAAGCAGAGAGGAAAGAGGCTGCGGTCGCGGTCTTACCTCCGTTGGCCTACTTTCCTCAAATCGTACCGGGATCGAGCAGCCGCGCCTCCCGTGCAGGATGGACGGGTAGAAGAAAATCGTCCACTCCCGACGCATCTGGTGGTGATGGTCAATGGCATCGTCGGAAG TGCTGCAGATTGGAAGTATGCTGCCAAACAATTCGGGAAAAGACACCCAGAGAATATTATGGTGCACT GCAGTGAATCTAACTACTCAACATTGACTTTCCATGGAGTTGATGTAATGGGAGAACGATTAGCAAAAGAG GTTATGTCAATAGTTGCCAGCAAGCCTTTTCTTCAAAAGATATCATTTGTGGGGCACTCACTTGGGGGTTTGGTTGCAAGATATGCAATTGGTATATTATGTGAGAGTGCAGTACCAAAATTTAGTCCAGAAGAACATGGTACATCTGAATATCATCCTGCAGGAGTGAAGTCTGTGGATGAAAAAATTGATGGCAAGATTGCTGGACTTGAGCCAATCAATTTTATCACTTTTGCAACGCCTCATCTTGGGTTAAGATTTCACAAACAG ATTCCAATCCTTCAAGGTTCCTATAAGTTAGAAAAGTGGGCATACCGAACCTGTTGGATTCTTGGAAGATCTGGAAAGCATCAATTTTTAAGAGACCAAGATGATGGGAAACTTCCTCTTCTGGTTCAGATGGTCAATGACTGTGGAAATCTTCAATTCAT GTCTGCTTTGCAATCTTTTAAGCGCCGCGTTGCATACTCGAATGTTTGCTTTGACT TCATCGTTGGAAGGAAGACATCATCAATACGGCGTCAACATGAGCTTCCTAAG CGCCAAGATTTCATGAAAAATAGCCAATATCCACACATTGTTTATGTCGAAAAACCGACAACTTTTGATGCCCCTAAGATGGATGTTCTGGCAACCACCAAAGAATTGAGGACTATTAATGATATGGAAG ATGCAATGATTGATGGTTTGAATAGAGTTCCTTGGGAAAGAGTAGATGTTAGCTTCCGTGGAAGTAAACAGAGGTTTTTTGCTCACAGTACCATACAG GTGAAGACCTACTTGATAAATTCAGATGGATCTGATGTTATATTCCACATGATCGATAATTCTCTCTTGTAG
- the LOC122035049 gene encoding lipid droplet phospholipase 1-like isoform X2 — protein MAQGRSDAESGNGGKQRGKRLRSRSYLRWPTFLKSYRDRAAAPPVQDGRVEENRPLPTHLVVMVNGIVGSAADWKYAAKQFGKRHPENIMVHCSESNYSTLTFHGVDVMGERLAKEVMSIVASKPFLQKISFVGHSLGGLVARYAIGVKSVDEKIDGKIAGLEPINFITFATPHLGLRFHKQIPILQGSYKLEKWAYRTCWILGRSGKHQFLRDQDDGKLPLLVQMVNDCGNLQFMSALQSFKRRVAYSNVCFDFIVGRKTSSIRRQHELPKRQDFMKNSQYPHIVYVEKPTTFDAPKMDVLATTKELRTINDMEDAMIDGLNRVPWERVDVSFRGSKQRFFAHSTIQVKTYLINSDGSDVIFHMIDNSLL, from the exons ATGGCGCAAGGCAGATCGGATGCGGAGAGCGGAAATGGGGGAAAGCAGAGAGGAAAGAGGCTGCGGTCGCGGTCTTACCTCCGTTGGCCTACTTTCCTCAAATCGTACCGGGATCGAGCAGCCGCGCCTCCCGTGCAGGATGGACGGGTAGAAGAAAATCGTCCACTCCCGACGCATCTGGTGGTGATGGTCAATGGCATCGTCGGAAG TGCTGCAGATTGGAAGTATGCTGCCAAACAATTCGGGAAAAGACACCCAGAGAATATTATGGTGCACT GCAGTGAATCTAACTACTCAACATTGACTTTCCATGGAGTTGATGTAATGGGAGAACGATTAGCAAAAGAG GTTATGTCAATAGTTGCCAGCAAGCCTTTTCTTCAAAAGATATCATTTGTGGGGCACTCACTTGGGGGTTTGGTTGCAAGATATGCAATTG GAGTGAAGTCTGTGGATGAAAAAATTGATGGCAAGATTGCTGGACTTGAGCCAATCAATTTTATCACTTTTGCAACGCCTCATCTTGGGTTAAGATTTCACAAACAG ATTCCAATCCTTCAAGGTTCCTATAAGTTAGAAAAGTGGGCATACCGAACCTGTTGGATTCTTGGAAGATCTGGAAAGCATCAATTTTTAAGAGACCAAGATGATGGGAAACTTCCTCTTCTGGTTCAGATGGTCAATGACTGTGGAAATCTTCAATTCAT GTCTGCTTTGCAATCTTTTAAGCGCCGCGTTGCATACTCGAATGTTTGCTTTGACT TCATCGTTGGAAGGAAGACATCATCAATACGGCGTCAACATGAGCTTCCTAAG CGCCAAGATTTCATGAAAAATAGCCAATATCCACACATTGTTTATGTCGAAAAACCGACAACTTTTGATGCCCCTAAGATGGATGTTCTGGCAACCACCAAAGAATTGAGGACTATTAATGATATGGAAG ATGCAATGATTGATGGTTTGAATAGAGTTCCTTGGGAAAGAGTAGATGTTAGCTTCCGTGGAAGTAAACAGAGGTTTTTTGCTCACAGTACCATACAG GTGAAGACCTACTTGATAAATTCAGATGGATCTGATGTTATATTCCACATGATCGATAATTCTCTCTTGTAG
- the LOC122035049 gene encoding uncharacterized protein LOC122035049 isoform X5 has product MGERLAKEVMSIVASKPFLQKISFVGHSLGGLVARYAIGILCESAVPKFSPEEHGTSEYHPAGVKSVDEKIDGKIAGLEPINFITFATPHLGLRFHKQIPILQGSYKLEKWAYRTCWILGRSGKHQFLRDQDDGKLPLLVQMVNDCGNLQFMSALQSFKRRVAYSNVCFDFIVGRKTSSIRRQHELPKRQDFMKNSQYPHIVYVEKPTTFDAPKMDVLATTKELRTINDMEDAMIDGLNRVPWERVDVSFRGSKQRFFAHSTIQVKTYLINSDGSDVIFHMIDNSLL; this is encoded by the exons ATGGGAGAACGATTAGCAAAAGAG GTTATGTCAATAGTTGCCAGCAAGCCTTTTCTTCAAAAGATATCATTTGTGGGGCACTCACTTGGGGGTTTGGTTGCAAGATATGCAATTGGTATATTATGTGAGAGTGCAGTACCAAAATTTAGTCCAGAAGAACATGGTACATCTGAATATCATCCTGCAGGAGTGAAGTCTGTGGATGAAAAAATTGATGGCAAGATTGCTGGACTTGAGCCAATCAATTTTATCACTTTTGCAACGCCTCATCTTGGGTTAAGATTTCACAAACAG ATTCCAATCCTTCAAGGTTCCTATAAGTTAGAAAAGTGGGCATACCGAACCTGTTGGATTCTTGGAAGATCTGGAAAGCATCAATTTTTAAGAGACCAAGATGATGGGAAACTTCCTCTTCTGGTTCAGATGGTCAATGACTGTGGAAATCTTCAATTCAT GTCTGCTTTGCAATCTTTTAAGCGCCGCGTTGCATACTCGAATGTTTGCTTTGACT TCATCGTTGGAAGGAAGACATCATCAATACGGCGTCAACATGAGCTTCCTAAG CGCCAAGATTTCATGAAAAATAGCCAATATCCACACATTGTTTATGTCGAAAAACCGACAACTTTTGATGCCCCTAAGATGGATGTTCTGGCAACCACCAAAGAATTGAGGACTATTAATGATATGGAAG ATGCAATGATTGATGGTTTGAATAGAGTTCCTTGGGAAAGAGTAGATGTTAGCTTCCGTGGAAGTAAACAGAGGTTTTTTGCTCACAGTACCATACAG GTGAAGACCTACTTGATAAATTCAGATGGATCTGATGTTATATTCCACATGATCGATAATTCTCTCTTGTAG
- the LOC122035049 gene encoding putative lipase ROG1 isoform X4 has product MAQGRSDAESGNGGKQRGKRLRSRSYLRWPTFLKSYRDRAAAPPVQDGRVEENRPLPTHLVVMVNGIVGSAADWKYAAKQFGKRHPENIMVHCSESNYSTLTFHGVDVMGERLAKEVMSIVASKPFLQKISFVGHSLGGLVARYAIGILCESAVPKFSPEEHGTSEYHPAGVKSVDEKIDGKIAGLEPINFITFATPHLGLRFHKQIPILQGSYKLEKWAYRTCWILGRSGKHQFLRDQDDGKLPLLVQMVNDCGNLQFMSALQSFKRRVAYSNVCFDFIVGRKTSSIRRQHELPKIS; this is encoded by the exons ATGGCGCAAGGCAGATCGGATGCGGAGAGCGGAAATGGGGGAAAGCAGAGAGGAAAGAGGCTGCGGTCGCGGTCTTACCTCCGTTGGCCTACTTTCCTCAAATCGTACCGGGATCGAGCAGCCGCGCCTCCCGTGCAGGATGGACGGGTAGAAGAAAATCGTCCACTCCCGACGCATCTGGTGGTGATGGTCAATGGCATCGTCGGAAG TGCTGCAGATTGGAAGTATGCTGCCAAACAATTCGGGAAAAGACACCCAGAGAATATTATGGTGCACT GCAGTGAATCTAACTACTCAACATTGACTTTCCATGGAGTTGATGTAATGGGAGAACGATTAGCAAAAGAG GTTATGTCAATAGTTGCCAGCAAGCCTTTTCTTCAAAAGATATCATTTGTGGGGCACTCACTTGGGGGTTTGGTTGCAAGATATGCAATTGGTATATTATGTGAGAGTGCAGTACCAAAATTTAGTCCAGAAGAACATGGTACATCTGAATATCATCCTGCAGGAGTGAAGTCTGTGGATGAAAAAATTGATGGCAAGATTGCTGGACTTGAGCCAATCAATTTTATCACTTTTGCAACGCCTCATCTTGGGTTAAGATTTCACAAACAG ATTCCAATCCTTCAAGGTTCCTATAAGTTAGAAAAGTGGGCATACCGAACCTGTTGGATTCTTGGAAGATCTGGAAAGCATCAATTTTTAAGAGACCAAGATGATGGGAAACTTCCTCTTCTGGTTCAGATGGTCAATGACTGTGGAAATCTTCAATTCAT GTCTGCTTTGCAATCTTTTAAGCGCCGCGTTGCATACTCGAATGTTTGCTTTGACT TCATCGTTGGAAGGAAGACATCATCAATACGGCGTCAACATGAGCTTCCTAAG ATTTCATGA
- the LOC122035049 gene encoding lipid droplet phospholipase 1-like isoform X3 → MVHCSESNYSTLTFHGVDVMGERLAKEVMSIVASKPFLQKISFVGHSLGGLVARYAIGILCESAVPKFSPEEHGTSEYHPAGVKSVDEKIDGKIAGLEPINFITFATPHLGLRFHKQIPILQGSYKLEKWAYRTCWILGRSGKHQFLRDQDDGKLPLLVQMVNDCGNLQFMSALQSFKRRVAYSNVCFDFIVGRKTSSIRRQHELPKRQDFMKNSQYPHIVYVEKPTTFDAPKMDVLATTKELRTINDMEDAMIDGLNRVPWERVDVSFRGSKQRFFAHSTIQVKTYLINSDGSDVIFHMIDNSLL, encoded by the exons ATGGTGCACT GCAGTGAATCTAACTACTCAACATTGACTTTCCATGGAGTTGATGTAATGGGAGAACGATTAGCAAAAGAG GTTATGTCAATAGTTGCCAGCAAGCCTTTTCTTCAAAAGATATCATTTGTGGGGCACTCACTTGGGGGTTTGGTTGCAAGATATGCAATTGGTATATTATGTGAGAGTGCAGTACCAAAATTTAGTCCAGAAGAACATGGTACATCTGAATATCATCCTGCAGGAGTGAAGTCTGTGGATGAAAAAATTGATGGCAAGATTGCTGGACTTGAGCCAATCAATTTTATCACTTTTGCAACGCCTCATCTTGGGTTAAGATTTCACAAACAG ATTCCAATCCTTCAAGGTTCCTATAAGTTAGAAAAGTGGGCATACCGAACCTGTTGGATTCTTGGAAGATCTGGAAAGCATCAATTTTTAAGAGACCAAGATGATGGGAAACTTCCTCTTCTGGTTCAGATGGTCAATGACTGTGGAAATCTTCAATTCAT GTCTGCTTTGCAATCTTTTAAGCGCCGCGTTGCATACTCGAATGTTTGCTTTGACT TCATCGTTGGAAGGAAGACATCATCAATACGGCGTCAACATGAGCTTCCTAAG CGCCAAGATTTCATGAAAAATAGCCAATATCCACACATTGTTTATGTCGAAAAACCGACAACTTTTGATGCCCCTAAGATGGATGTTCTGGCAACCACCAAAGAATTGAGGACTATTAATGATATGGAAG ATGCAATGATTGATGGTTTGAATAGAGTTCCTTGGGAAAGAGTAGATGTTAGCTTCCGTGGAAGTAAACAGAGGTTTTTTGCTCACAGTACCATACAG GTGAAGACCTACTTGATAAATTCAGATGGATCTGATGTTATATTCCACATGATCGATAATTCTCTCTTGTAG